In Pseudomonadota bacterium, a single window of DNA contains:
- a CDS encoding DUF1329 domain-containing protein, which produces MKIRKIRLFKILGLSLLVLLLGGSLPAMDLPKVIDKTNCAQYKDILFPAMYRAVEKGDMVVTPGTVNFKWKLPESFLAASQKNAGKFDISSEGEVIEKSTGKIPYHNVYGMPFPQIDPKDPKVGNKIVANYKWSVYRFMASRLRRPLLWIDKSGKERYADGLFSCLYLTGRPPGQEIAKNPDHVLSYELPRILEPMSVKGTNQMMLVYMDPSKEDTSYAYVPAIRRIRQTGTASRSDPFMGSDSWSDMNYGFSGKISSMKWKLIGEKTILVSFTSPNLIPVEELPDGRVPSKFPYTGECFKLNYEVPGFTGAAWAPAPGVITYAPRKVWVVEQMPKDPYYNWGLHVNYIDQETYNIWYKEVYERSGDFRTWFTNFFHYSESPSGKNNIGDSDAQVYIDEKARHCTVSSTAPHPEDFLYIPASKLDASFFSVSNFLLLSK; this is translated from the coding sequence CAACTGTGCTCAATATAAAGACATTCTATTTCCAGCTATGTATCGCGCGGTAGAAAAAGGCGACATGGTTGTCACGCCGGGAACTGTTAACTTTAAATGGAAGTTACCGGAAAGCTTTCTTGCTGCAAGCCAGAAGAATGCCGGAAAGTTTGACATAAGTTCTGAAGGAGAGGTAATCGAAAAAAGTACAGGAAAAATTCCATACCATAATGTTTACGGTATGCCTTTCCCCCAAATTGATCCTAAAGATCCCAAGGTAGGAAACAAGATTGTAGCAAATTATAAATGGTCGGTATATCGTTTCATGGCTTCAAGACTGCGTAGACCTCTATTATGGATAGACAAATCAGGAAAGGAACGCTATGCAGACGGTTTGTTTTCATGTCTTTATTTGACAGGCAGGCCGCCAGGTCAGGAAATAGCAAAAAATCCTGATCATGTTCTTAGCTACGAATTACCAAGAATTTTGGAGCCGATGAGTGTTAAAGGAACTAATCAAATGATGCTCGTTTATATGGACCCATCAAAGGAAGACACCAGTTATGCTTATGTTCCTGCCATTCGCAGGATTCGGCAAACCGGAACAGCGTCACGATCTGATCCATTCATGGGATCTGATTCATGGTCTGATATGAATTATGGATTCAGCGGTAAAATCAGTTCAATGAAATGGAAGTTAATTGGAGAAAAAACGATTCTTGTTTCTTTTACCAGCCCGAACTTGATACCTGTTGAGGAATTACCGGATGGAAGGGTTCCTTCGAAATTTCCATACACGGGTGAGTGCTTCAAATTAAATTATGAAGTGCCGGGATTTACGGGCGCTGCCTGGGCACCTGCTCCGGGTGTTATAACATATGCTCCCAGAAAAGTATGGGTTGTGGAACAAATGCCTAAAGATCCTTATTACAACTGGGGTTTGCACGTAAATTATATTGACCAGGAAACTTATAACATATGGTACAAGGAAGTATATGAAAGATCCGGCGATTTCCGGACCTGGTTTACTAATTTCTTCCATTATAGTGAGAGTCCAAGTGGTAAAAATAATATAGGAGATAGTGATGCTCAGGTCTATATAGATGAAAAAGCGCGTCATTGTACTGTTAGCTCTACGGCTCCTCATCCCGAAGACTTTTTATATATACCTGCTTCAAAACTGGACGCCAGCTTTTTTAGCGTTAGTAATTTCTTGCTGTTGTCGAAATAA
- a CDS encoding SDR family oxidoreductase, translated as MDDLWGYRGKTVVIDGASSGMGLAATKLLLELGADIYALDVNEPPVTVKKYIHTDLGDKSSIDAAVEQLPNEVRALFCCAGLPGAPFPDIDVVMVNFVGHRHLIEKVIPRMNPQEGAIAIISSLAGAMWRFHGLFFQGLLDTADFDEAKAWVQANTAKIKTAQNGVEGGYAFSKECICAYARHKAIELAQKGLRLNVLSPAATETPMFKHFRNQFGDALDQWKVGRFATPEDMARPLVFLNSSMAGYISGQDLMVDNGLSAIMEFAPIAQG; from the coding sequence ATGGATGATCTTTGGGGTTATCGTGGTAAAACGGTCGTGATTGATGGGGCGTCTTCCGGAATGGGATTGGCAGCAACAAAGCTTCTGCTGGAGTTAGGTGCAGATATCTATGCCCTTGATGTAAATGAGCCACCTGTGACAGTCAAGAAATATATACATACCGATTTAGGTGACAAGTCATCGATAGATGCCGCTGTTGAGCAATTACCTAACGAAGTGCGGGCGCTTTTTTGTTGCGCCGGTCTGCCCGGCGCTCCTTTCCCGGATATCGATGTTGTAATGGTCAACTTTGTTGGTCACCGTCACCTCATCGAAAAAGTTATTCCACGGATGAACCCGCAGGAAGGAGCAATTGCCATCATTTCGTCGCTGGCTGGGGCGATGTGGCGATTCCATGGACTTTTCTTCCAGGGGCTTCTGGATACAGCCGATTTCGATGAAGCAAAGGCATGGGTGCAGGCAAACACTGCAAAAATCAAAACAGCACAGAATGGTGTAGAAGGTGGCTATGCTTTTTCAAAAGAGTGCATATGCGCTTATGCGCGGCATAAAGCCATAGAATTAGCTCAGAAAGGGCTCCGTCTTAACGTGCTGAGCCCGGCAGCGACCGAAACCCCCATGTTTAAACACTTCCGCAATCAGTTTGGTGATGCACTTGACCAATGGAAGGTTGGCCGGTTTGCCACACCTGAAGATATGGCCAGGCCACTGGTATTTTTAAACAGCTCCATGGCGGGTTATATAAGTGGCCAGGATCTTATGGTTGATAACGGGCTTTCAGCTATTATGGAGTTTGCGCCAATAGCACAGGGATAG
- a CDS encoding PBP1A family penicillin-binding protein — MTKKRKKRSKPKRATKRFFIKAIAGLTILAVAVVAVYMLFLSHRIDRRFAGRLWDIPSKVYSDTTLMYMGQKINPALFIEKLTRLGYRKTSRSPKNPGEMQLSAGRITIYLHEFHSPMYNQIGLPVQIRMQENQVAAITNLDTGTPMPLLELEPEELMLYYGPDRERRRLLSLSKLPPYIAYAVLAAEDRHFYKHPGFSLSGVLRAFIINLQAGSIRQGGSTITQQLAKNYFLTPERTYSRKIKELLISIILEKKFSKNEILEIYMNDIYFGQQGSIAISGMGEAARFYFEKDASELTVAQAAALAGIIRGPNLYSPYKNPENCIKRRNAVLSAMHQEGWLTKKDYNTAKLTPMKPAGYTTYSRRAPYFMDYVTNQLTEIYSPYALSSEGLSIYTTIDTQAQTAAEKALETGLRRLENANPGLKQSNPQKQLQGAIIVMQPKTGYIIAMAGGRNYSVSQFNRATMAMRQPGSAFKPFVYLTSLDNHTPVSKLSNIPQTYMVDGKPWEPKNFEDDAASELTLREAFAESQNIATINLAYEVGLERIANTAEAFNLPINKPPYPAMALGAMEISPLMLARAYCVFAADGLLPFPLTIRDVVDNTGKAIENRHASIKRLISPAKAYMMSDLMKSVVNTGTARSLKYYGINWPVAGKTGTTNNSRDAWFVAYTPDILALVWVGFDNGDSIQSTGAKAALPIWADLMKMLPQYVSGEWFDVPSGVLTRSVCTDSGLLANNNCCPHTIDEIFLSKTTLPETCKQHSCFSPFKKIMEGVKKIAPIF; from the coding sequence ATGACAAAGAAGCGAAAAAAACGAAGCAAGCCGAAACGGGCAACAAAACGGTTTTTTATAAAAGCTATCGCAGGCTTAACAATCCTGGCTGTTGCGGTTGTGGCTGTTTATATGTTGTTTCTTTCACATCGCATCGACAGGCGATTTGCAGGCCGCCTCTGGGATATTCCCTCTAAGGTCTATTCCGACACTACTCTTATGTATATGGGCCAAAAGATTAATCCCGCCCTGTTCATTGAAAAACTTACTAGGCTCGGATACCGTAAAACATCCCGCTCACCCAAAAATCCGGGGGAAATGCAGCTCTCGGCCGGCAGGATAACTATCTATCTGCATGAATTTCACTCACCCATGTATAATCAGATAGGCCTGCCTGTACAAATACGGATGCAGGAAAATCAAGTGGCCGCCATTACAAACCTTGATACAGGCACCCCGATGCCCCTTCTCGAACTGGAACCGGAAGAACTGATGCTATACTATGGGCCGGACCGGGAGCGACGCCGTCTTCTTTCCCTAAGTAAGCTTCCGCCTTATATAGCATATGCTGTTCTGGCTGCGGAAGACCGCCATTTTTATAAACACCCCGGGTTCTCACTAAGTGGTGTATTGCGAGCGTTTATAATTAACCTTCAGGCCGGTAGCATTCGTCAGGGAGGTTCCACCATCACCCAGCAACTTGCAAAAAATTATTTTCTGACACCGGAGCGAACATATAGCCGAAAGATTAAGGAACTTTTGATTTCAATTATTCTGGAAAAAAAATTCAGCAAAAATGAAATCCTTGAAATTTATATGAACGATATTTACTTTGGCCAGCAGGGATCCATTGCCATCAGCGGCATGGGTGAAGCAGCCCGGTTTTATTTCGAAAAAGATGCCTCGGAGCTAACTGTTGCACAAGCAGCCGCTCTGGCTGGTATTATACGGGGACCAAACCTTTATTCACCCTATAAAAACCCGGAGAACTGCATCAAAAGACGCAACGCAGTTCTTTCGGCCATGCATCAGGAGGGCTGGCTGACAAAAAAGGATTATAATACAGCCAAACTAACGCCCATGAAACCGGCCGGCTATACTACATATAGCCGCCGGGCACCATATTTTATGGATTATGTAACAAACCAGCTTACAGAAATTTATTCACCATATGCCCTTTCAAGCGAAGGGCTTTCCATCTATACCACCATAGATACTCAGGCACAAACAGCTGCTGAAAAAGCGCTTGAAACGGGCCTGCGGCGTCTGGAAAACGCCAATCCAGGCCTTAAACAAAGCAACCCGCAAAAACAACTTCAAGGCGCTATTATTGTTATGCAACCCAAAACCGGCTATATTATTGCTATGGCAGGCGGCCGTAATTATAGTGTCAGCCAGTTTAACCGGGCAACCATGGCCATGCGTCAGCCAGGAAGCGCTTTTAAGCCCTTTGTCTATCTGACTTCCTTAGACAACCATACACCCGTATCAAAGCTTTCCAATATCCCGCAAACATATATGGTTGATGGCAAACCGTGGGAACCGAAAAATTTCGAAGATGATGCCGCCTCCGAATTAACTCTCAGAGAGGCTTTTGCCGAGTCACAAAACATTGCCACCATCAATCTTGCCTATGAAGTGGGTTTAGAGCGTATCGCCAATACTGCCGAAGCATTCAATCTTCCCATAAATAAACCGCCCTACCCTGCCATGGCGCTTGGCGCCATGGAAATAAGCCCTCTCATGCTGGCCCGGGCTTATTGTGTTTTTGCCGCAGATGGTCTTCTGCCGTTTCCTCTTACCATAAGGGATGTTGTAGATAATACCGGAAAAGCTATTGAAAACAGGCACGCAAGCATCAAACGATTGATAAGTCCCGCAAAAGCCTATATGATGAGTGATCTGATGAAAAGTGTTGTAAATACAGGAACCGCACGTTCATTAAAATACTATGGAATTAATTGGCCTGTAGCCGGAAAAACCGGAACCACCAATAATTCCAGAGACGCCTGGTTTGTAGCCTACACCCCGGATATACTTGCACTGGTGTGGGTTGGATTCGACAATGGTGACAGCATACAATCTACCGGGGCCAAAGCGGCCTTGCCCATATGGGCCGATCTGATGAAGATGCTCCCCCAATATGTATCCGGGGAATGGTTTGATGTTCCTTCGGGTGTTTTAACCCGCAGCGTATGCACGGACAGCGGTTTACTTGCTAATAACAATTGCTGTCCCCACACTATCGATGAAATATTTTTAAGCAAAACAACACTCCCTGAAACCTGCAAGCAGCATAGCTGCTTTTCTCCGTTTAAAAAAATTATGGAAGGAGTAAAAAAAATTGCGCCTATTTTTTAA
- a CDS encoding diguanylate cyclase — protein sequence MSVSIIRNFIIGIIIVICLGYLFQQSKMVDINEHDRYINILRKLQQLDVALNENILKARYVYMINYDPLVENINRLKKTSQLLSDIPSFVSKDKQDKIRILNGGYIKLLAEKETANERFKSENSILRNSLSFFPIAATELAAKVSTYDTDLAMHLQDLVRDILIYNIYSHEEMLSHVTLNIKKLRNNIDSYKNFVEPKDLERIIRHGDTILKYKSGMDQEGKNILELPTKQQLEMIYITYYDEYIRSLSAANNYRLVLYLATILLVAAIAHTFIRLSNTKTALLVANATLEKRVEERTAKLNAANASLTEQKKQLSDYIDEIRAAHKEMQRIAITDELTNLFTRRFLFEWMQKEVESMSRNPGKCCCLLIDIDLFKSINDTYGHQEGDKALVAVAEAIKRVVRQADIVGRYGGEEFLVLLPNTGLKDAHAIAEKIRKQIEHEVKAPRQITASIGVGGCYSTDETRGYHNTSEAITLVLGIADHSLYKAKGEGRNCVVVEKKPIYLSPKKLLKCA from the coding sequence ATGAGTGTTTCAATAATCCGCAATTTTATTATAGGAATCATCATTGTTATCTGTCTGGGGTATCTTTTCCAGCAGTCTAAAATGGTGGATATCAATGAGCACGACAGATACATAAATATTCTTCGAAAACTTCAACAGCTTGATGTTGCATTAAACGAAAATATTCTCAAGGCACGTTATGTTTATATGATTAATTATGACCCTCTTGTGGAAAATATTAATCGCTTGAAAAAAACAAGCCAACTGCTTTCAGATATCCCTTCTTTTGTCAGTAAAGACAAACAGGACAAAATCAGAATCCTTAATGGCGGTTACATAAAGCTGTTAGCCGAAAAAGAAACGGCAAATGAACGATTCAAATCGGAAAATTCAATTTTACGCAATTCGCTTAGCTTTTTTCCAATTGCTGCAACTGAATTAGCCGCAAAAGTCAGCACCTATGATACTGATCTTGCCATGCATCTACAGGACCTTGTTCGTGATATTCTTATCTATAATATCTATTCACACGAAGAGATGCTCTCGCATGTTACTCTGAATATAAAAAAACTAAGAAATAATATTGATTCTTATAAAAACTTTGTTGAGCCCAAAGATCTGGAGAGAATTATACGTCATGGCGATACAATACTGAAATATAAATCAGGCATGGACCAGGAGGGTAAGAATATCCTGGAATTGCCGACAAAACAGCAGCTTGAAATGATCTACATCACCTATTACGATGAGTATATCAGGTCATTAAGTGCAGCAAACAATTACAGATTAGTTCTGTATCTGGCAACAATCCTTCTGGTTGCTGCTATTGCACATACATTCATAAGGCTGTCAAATACCAAAACCGCCCTTTTGGTTGCCAATGCTACCCTGGAAAAACGTGTAGAAGAACGTACAGCTAAACTCAATGCAGCAAATGCCTCTCTTACGGAACAAAAAAAGCAGCTATCTGACTATATTGACGAAATACGCGCTGCTCATAAAGAAATGCAGAGGATTGCCATTACTGATGAATTGACCAATCTTTTCACACGGAGATTCCTTTTTGAGTGGATGCAAAAGGAAGTGGAAAGCATGTCTCGCAATCCGGGCAAATGTTGCTGTCTTTTAATCGATATTGACCTTTTTAAAAGCATCAACGATACATACGGTCATCAGGAAGGTGATAAGGCTCTTGTGGCAGTTGCCGAAGCCATCAAAAGAGTTGTCAGGCAGGCCGATATTGTTGGACGCTATGGTGGAGAGGAATTTCTTGTTCTGCTTCCCAATACAGGATTGAAAGATGCTCATGCTATTGCGGAAAAAATAAGAAAGCAGATTGAACATGAGGTGAAAGCACCCCGGCAGATAACCGCCAGCATAGGTGTTGGGGGTTGCTACAGCACAGATGAGACCAGAGGATACCATAACACATCCGAGGCAATCACACTCGTTTTGGGAATAGCAGACCATAGCCTGTACAAAGCAAAAGGAGAAGGTAGAAATTGTGTTGTTGTGGAGAAGAAACCTATCTATTTATCCCCTAAGAAACTCTTAAAGTGTGCTTAG
- a CDS encoding cytochrome-c peroxidase — MDNPVKKVTVFQYAVIVFLVVGGFFFALKDFETHNSRDNNNLSENKPVINFSGSIVPIPLNIELDARKVALGDKLYHDKRLSKDDSISCASCHDLAKGGTDQVKYSTGIKNAVGGINSPTTFNSGFNFVQFWDGRAQDLAEQAPGPVHNPIEMGSNWAEVITKLKKDSQYIKAFAEIYPDNIKPENIADAIAVFEMSLITPNSRFDNFLRGDSGALNEQEKEGYRIFKEYGCISCHQGINIGGNMYQTIGIMEDYFQHRPLTDADLGRFNITKLEYNKYQFKVPSLRNIAVTFPYLHDGSAETMEEVLSIMWNSQLGRSLTQEENEHILLFLNTLTGEYKGNFLDASMLAPVSIAWEDKNKVLKAIQTNKQRSS; from the coding sequence ATGGATAACCCTGTAAAAAAAGTTACGGTTTTTCAATATGCAGTCATTGTTTTTTTAGTTGTGGGCGGATTTTTTTTCGCTTTAAAGGATTTTGAAACCCATAACAGCAGAGATAACAATAATTTATCTGAGAACAAGCCGGTTATAAATTTCAGCGGCTCTATTGTGCCAATTCCCCTCAATATAGAACTTGATGCCAGAAAAGTCGCCCTTGGCGACAAGCTTTACCATGATAAACGCCTTTCCAAAGATGATTCAATATCTTGTGCATCATGTCATGATCTTGCAAAAGGCGGAACCGACCAGGTAAAATATTCAACAGGTATCAAAAATGCTGTTGGTGGGATCAATTCCCCAACGACTTTTAACAGCGGCTTTAATTTCGTTCAATTCTGGGATGGCAGAGCGCAAGACTTAGCAGAACAGGCTCCCGGACCTGTTCATAATCCAATTGAAATGGGGAGCAATTGGGCAGAAGTAATCACAAAATTGAAAAAAGACTCGCAGTATATAAAGGCTTTTGCCGAAATCTACCCTGATAATATTAAACCCGAAAATATAGCCGATGCTATAGCTGTTTTTGAAATGTCTCTTATTACCCCAAATTCACGCTTTGACAATTTCTTGCGTGGTGATTCCGGTGCTTTGAACGAGCAGGAAAAAGAAGGTTACAGAATATTTAAGGAGTATGGTTGTATAAGCTGTCATCAGGGTATAAATATTGGCGGAAATATGTATCAGACAATAGGAATCATGGAAGACTATTTTCAGCATCGTCCTCTTACAGATGCAGATCTCGGCCGTTTCAATATCACCAAACTTGAATATAACAAATACCAGTTTAAAGTACCAAGCCTGCGCAATATCGCTGTAACCTTTCCCTATCTTCATGACGGCTCTGCCGAAACCATGGAAGAGGTGCTTAGCATAATGTGGAACAGCCAACTGGGACGTTCGCTGACCCAGGAGGAAAACGAGCATATTCTTCTATTTCTAAATACGTTAACAGGAGAATATAAGGGAAATTTTCTTGATGCTAGCATGCTTGCCCCTGTTTCGATTGCATGGGAGGATAAGAATAAAGTGTTGAAAGCAATTCAAACAAATAAACAGAGGTCATCATGA
- a CDS encoding tetratricopeptide repeat protein — protein MRLFFKSILIGCFLLLFAGCVFEKPPLTPSRRTPRQVTLPKLPQADQPIKTPSDTPSPRAIASIELSKRGQLLIKANRPDEAIRYLERAINLYPGRGENYYYLAEAWLLKGNPSQAAEYNTLATIHFTENTEWIERIAFQKNIIDQLGKK, from the coding sequence TTGCGCCTATTTTTTAAATCAATCCTGATAGGATGTTTTCTCCTCCTTTTTGCCGGCTGTGTGTTTGAAAAGCCGCCATTGACACCATCCCGAAGAACTCCCCGGCAAGTAACACTTCCAAAATTACCTCAAGCTGATCAACCAATAAAAACCCCCAGTGATACTCCGAGTCCCAGAGCTATTGCCAGTATAGAACTTTCAAAACGGGGACAGTTGTTAATTAAAGCAAACAGGCCGGATGAAGCCATCCGCTATCTGGAACGGGCCATAAACCTTTATCCAGGCAGAGGAGAAAACTATTACTATCTTGCCGAAGCCTGGCTTCTGAAAGGCAATCCATCCCAGGCAGCGGAATACAACACCTTGGCAACTATCCACTTTACGGAAAACACCGAATGGATAGAACGTATTGCCTTTCAAAAAAATATAATTGATCAACTCGGTAAAAAATAA
- a CDS encoding aldehyde dehydrogenase family protein: protein MTSSKSENQEHEERLLIDGRLTTAQSGATFKNINPATEEVMGVVADASAKDMDRAIAAARNAFDKTDWATNHAFRKKCLEQLHTAIEEEKELFRTEIVAEVGAPITLTYAGQLDWPLSDGLLWPAQQIETYPWCRKISDQTLGGGKPASRWVWKEPVGVIAGIIPWNFPFEITINKIGPALATGNTMVIKAATQTPWNATRIGRLIAEKTEIPAGVVNVVCAQNHDVSQMLISDPRVDMVSFTGSTATGQMILEATAPTFKRTLMELGGKSATIVLDDCLLEKVLPMAAIVSCMHAGQGCAVPTRLLLPRSRYEMGVAILSDVWKYVTYGDPNDINTVAGPLVTAKQRDHVLDYIEKGKAEGARLLKGGGRPKHLSRGWYVEPTLFVDVDNMSTIAQEEIFGPVLSVIPYDDDEDAIRLANQSKYGLCGMICSGSQERALNVAKKIRSGSLIINGGNFYGAEAPYGGYKWSGNGRQCGIEGLEQHLETKVVGCEFPLTEE, encoded by the coding sequence ATGACAAGTTCCAAGTCAGAAAATCAGGAGCACGAAGAACGATTACTGATTGATGGTCGCCTTACGACTGCTCAATCCGGCGCAACATTTAAGAACATCAATCCTGCCACGGAAGAAGTCATGGGTGTTGTTGCTGATGCTTCCGCAAAGGATATGGACCGTGCAATTGCTGCAGCCAGAAATGCATTTGATAAAACCGATTGGGCAACCAATCATGCTTTTCGCAAGAAGTGTCTGGAGCAGTTGCACACAGCTATTGAAGAAGAAAAAGAGCTGTTCAGAACGGAAATCGTGGCTGAAGTTGGGGCTCCGATTACCCTGACATATGCAGGACAACTTGATTGGCCACTATCGGATGGATTGTTATGGCCTGCGCAACAGATAGAAACCTATCCCTGGTGCCGCAAGATATCCGATCAGACATTGGGTGGCGGAAAACCGGCCAGCCGCTGGGTCTGGAAAGAACCTGTTGGAGTTATAGCAGGGATAATTCCCTGGAATTTCCCTTTCGAAATTACAATCAACAAAATCGGGCCCGCGCTCGCCACCGGTAATACTATGGTTATCAAAGCAGCAACCCAGACGCCGTGGAATGCAACCCGGATAGGTCGCCTGATAGCAGAGAAGACGGAAATCCCGGCAGGTGTTGTTAACGTGGTATGTGCCCAGAACCATGATGTATCGCAAATGCTCATCTCAGATCCGAGAGTCGATATGGTTTCCTTTACAGGTTCAACTGCTACGGGTCAAATGATACTGGAAGCAACAGCACCTACCTTCAAGCGGACTTTAATGGAACTCGGGGGCAAGAGCGCAACTATCGTGCTCGACGACTGCCTCCTCGAAAAGGTGCTGCCGATGGCTGCTATCGTATCATGTATGCATGCCGGACAGGGCTGCGCTGTGCCGACCCGACTCCTTTTACCAAGATCACGCTATGAAATGGGAGTTGCTATCCTCAGCGATGTCTGGAAATACGTAACTTATGGCGATCCCAACGACATCAATACTGTTGCCGGGCCACTTGTCACTGCAAAACAACGCGACCACGTCCTTGACTATATTGAGAAAGGAAAGGCTGAAGGCGCACGTTTGCTAAAAGGTGGCGGCAGGCCCAAGCATCTTTCGCGCGGCTGGTATGTTGAACCAACCCTGTTTGTTGACGTCGATAATATGTCCACAATTGCTCAGGAGGAGATATTCGGACCGGTTCTTTCTGTGATCCCATATGACGATGATGAAGACGCTATTCGCTTAGCAAATCAGAGCAAATACGGCCTTTGCGGTATGATCTGTTCCGGATCTCAGGAACGTGCCTTAAACGTTGCTAAAAAAATTCGCTCAGGCTCACTTATCATAAACGGTGGCAACTTCTATGGCGCTGAAGCGCCCTACGGTGGTTACAAATGGAGCGGTAACGGCCGACAGTGTGGGATCGAAGGACTTGAGCAGCATCTTGAAACCAAAGTAGTAGGATGCGAATTTCCTCTAACTGAAGAATAA